AAATGCCATTAAGGGTATGGGTGATGCCTGCCGCAAATTTGATACGCCTGTGACAGGAGGCAATGTAAGCTTTTACAACCAGAACCCGGATGGTCCCGTAAACCCAACACCCACCATCGGCATGGTAGGGTTGCTGGAGGATATTGACAATAAAATGACGCTCGATTTTAAAAAGGAAGGCGATGCGATCTATGTGGTAGGAAAACAGCCGGAGGATCTGGGAAGTTCCGAATACCTTTATCATATACATGGGGTTACCCACTCGGCCGCACCGTACTTTGAGCTGGAAGAGGAATTTGCGCTGCAACAGTCGCTGGCAAAAGCCATCAGCAACAAAGCCATTGAATCGGCGCATGATATCAGCGAGGGCGGTTTATTTGTTACCTTGCTGGAAAGCGGCTTCAACCGTGAGCTGGGCTTCAACATTCAAACCAGTGCGGCGCTCCGTAAAGATGCAGCCCTGTTTGGAGAAGCACAGAGCCGCGTGGTAGTAACGGTTGCAGCCGGTAAAACAGCGGCATTCGAGCAGCAGATCGGCCTGCCGTTTGAAAAAATAGGCGTGGTAACTTCCGGAGCCGTAACCATTAACGATGAAGACTGGGGCACCATCGTTGAATGGAAGGAAAAATATGATACCGCTATTGAAGGCTACCTGGCAAAGGAAACAGCCGTAGAAGCAATGGGCGGCTTATGATTGGGTGCCTGGTGTCAGGTTTAACGTTTTGCAATAAAACATAAGGCAATGTTGGCGGATTTTTCAAGACTGACAGCTGTGTTTGTGCTGGTATTTTTGGCCCTGCATATTCCTGCATTTTCACAGCGGGATGTAACAGTGATCAAACTGCCGGAAGACAGTAACGGGGAGCATCCCTTTGCTGCATTTCCGGTTTCAGGAATTCGCGTCGTACAGGTGCTTCCCGATAGTACTTACCTGGGCTTCGCGCAAAAAGGAATGGCCAACAGAGTGGTAAAAGCAGTGCCTGAGGCGTCGATGACTGCTTGTCTTCAAACCTTTTTTGATGGCCGTTATCGATCCGCCTATACTGCGCAAGGTAAAACATTATTGCTGGTAGTGAAGGAGTTGCGGATCAATGAGCGCACTTTCGCAATGAAAGAAAAAGCCTATACCCGGCTTCAGGCAGAAACCTGGTTATCAAACGACGGATCGTTGTTTTATAAGGCCACTGATTTTGATACAGTGCTGATGCGCGGAGGTATGGATGTAACTGCATCGCATGGAAAAAGTATCGCCAAAGCCTTTCATCTCCTGCTGGCTGATCTGGTTTCCCGCGTGCAGCAAATGCCAAAGGACACGATGGCGCTATTGGCTGCAGCTGATATTACGGCGCAGGCGGTTGACCGCTTTAATCAACCTATACTTACGTCAATCACTTCCGATAACGGGCTGTGGATGTCGTACGAAGAATTCCTGCAAAACAAACCGTCCGTTACCAGCTATGAGGTGAATGTAAACAAAAAGAAAGAGGTCAGTTTTTTTGAAAAGAGGACGGACGGTACCCTGGAGGCATTAAAACCCTGGGGACTTTGCAAGGAGGGGGAATGGTACAAATGTGATGATGGTGTGTTGGTTCCGATTGAAAAAGAAGGCAATAGTATTGTGGTGTCCGGATCTTTTGAGGGAAGGGTAAAGCGCAATAAGCAACAGTTTACCAATGCATTGATCGGTGGTATTGCCGGAGGAATTGTAGGAGGCGTTATTACAACGAGTATTTCGGCAGGACAAACCGTCTTCTTCTATGTGCCGTATTATCCGCGCCAGGAAGGAGCAGTACTGTATACCCGCATAGCCGGGATGGAAAAAAACCAGCCGGAAGCATCCGTTGTGGATTTGAAGAGCGGCAACTTATTTTTCTAACTATTTTTATGACTACGAATAAACAACAATTATATACAATGGGATCCATTGCAATTATCGGCGGCGGTAATCTTGGCACAGCTATCGCCGAAGGATTAATCAAAAGTAAATTCTGTAAGCCCGAAGCCATAACCATTACAAAAAGAAACCCGGCCACCCTGAAGGAACTGGAGAAAAGAGGTGTAAACGTAAGCGCTGACAATACTGCTGCCGTAAAGCGAAGCGAGCTGGTGATCCTGGCGGTGAAACCCTTCCAGGTGGCTGCTGTAATTGAAGGATTTAAAAAACAGCTAACGACAAAGCATACGATCGTTTCGGTTATTACCGGGGTATCCTTATCCGACCTGCAGGAGATGGTAAAAAAGGACCTGCCTGTGTTCCGCGCCATGCCCAATACAGCCATTGCCATCCAGGAAAGCATTACCTGTATCAGTTATGCCAATGCCACCGAAAAAGAAGCTTCCTACGTGGTAGATATGTTCAATACACTGGGCAAGGTAGCGCTGATCGATGAAAAACTGATGGACGCGGCTACAGTGCTGGGCGCCTGCGGAACGGCTTTTGCCCTGCGTTATATACGCGCCAATATACAGGCCGGCATCGAAATCGGGTTTGATGCGAAAACCGCCAACCTTATAGCCGCACAAACGGCCAAAGGAGCTGCCGAATTGTTGTTGAAGCACGGTAGCCACCCCGAACAGGAAATTGACAAAGTAACCACGCCCAAGGGCTGTACTATTGTGGGTCTGAATGAAATGGAGCACCGCGGCTTCAGCTCCTCGCTGATCCGTGGGGTCATTGCCAGCTATAAAAAGATTGCAAAAGATTAATTACCGTCAATAAATAGCGCTGCAAAACGCAGCGCGGGCCAAAACAAAAATTTTATATCCGGGGAGATTATTTATCTTTGCATGACCTTTCAAATTTTCCACAGGATTTTATGGGTCATAGCGGGCTGATTTTGTTTTTCTAGGAGATCATGCAGGCTGGATATTGTTGAAACAGGTTGAGTTTTATTCGTGAAATGATTCTTGTTAAGGAATGATTTATTGATTTTAATATACCATTATGGCTAAGTACGTATTTGTAACCGGAGGCGTGTCCTCCTCATTAGGAAAAGGAATTATTGCCGCGTCGCTGGCAAAACTGTTACAGGCGAGGGGGCTGAGGGTTACGATACAAAAGTTCGACCCATACATCAATATCGATCCCGGTACGCTGAATCCTTACGAGCACGGGGAATGTTACGTAACGGAGGATGGTGCCGAAACTGACCTGGACCTGGGCCACTATGAACGTTTTCTGAACATCTTTACCTCCCAGGCCAACAATGTAACCACCGGGCGGATCTATCAAACAGTAATCAATAAGGAGCGGGAAGGTGCGTACCTGGGCAAAACGGTGCAGGTGGTACCCCATATTACCAACGAAATCAAGCGCAGGATGATGGAGCTGGGCACCACCGGCGAATACGATATCGTGATTACCGAAATTGGTGGTACCATCGGCGACA
The sequence above is a segment of the Niabella agricola genome. Coding sequences within it:
- the proC gene encoding pyrroline-5-carboxylate reductase, coding for MTTNKQQLYTMGSIAIIGGGNLGTAIAEGLIKSKFCKPEAITITKRNPATLKELEKRGVNVSADNTAAVKRSELVILAVKPFQVAAVIEGFKKQLTTKHTIVSVITGVSLSDLQEMVKKDLPVFRAMPNTAIAIQESITCISYANATEKEASYVVDMFNTLGKVALIDEKLMDAATVLGACGTAFALRYIRANIQAGIEIGFDAKTANLIAAQTAKGAAELLLKHGSHPEQEIDKVTTPKGCTIVGLNEMEHRGFSSSLIRGVIASYKKIAKD